One stretch of Meiothermus cerbereus DSM 11376 DNA includes these proteins:
- a CDS encoding LutC/YkgG family protein, whose product MRDRILARIRRSLEHRPQPALPEPLVQPGLPQAEALALFSERLTGNGGEVVRLEHLEAAQEWLARFAQTFAGVAVGRTVPPELHPRLPVLPPEEAPLGISWALGAVAETGTVILSSREGRRTQLLPPSHLVFVPASRFYVSLGEALDVLKAELPAALGLHSGPSKSADIGQIMVKGVHGPGRLVVALLLSE is encoded by the coding sequence ATGCGCGACCGCATCCTGGCCCGTATAAGGCGGAGCCTCGAGCACCGTCCTCAGCCCGCACTGCCTGAGCCTTTAGTGCAGCCAGGACTGCCACAAGCGGAGGCCCTGGCCCTCTTCAGCGAGCGCCTGACGGGGAACGGGGGAGAGGTGGTGCGGCTAGAGCACCTCGAGGCCGCCCAGGAATGGCTGGCTCGCTTTGCCCAGACCTTTGCCGGGGTGGCGGTGGGCCGCACCGTTCCGCCGGAACTGCACCCCAGGTTGCCGGTTCTGCCCCCCGAAGAAGCTCCCCTGGGCATCTCCTGGGCCCTTGGCGCGGTGGCCGAGACCGGCACGGTCATCCTGAGCAGCCGGGAAGGCCGCCGTACCCAGCTTTTGCCGCCGTCCCACCTGGTGTTTGTGCCCGCGAGCAGGTTCTACGTAAGCCTTGGGGAGGCCCTGGATGTGCTAAAAGCCGAGCTGCCTGCGGCCCTGGGGCTGCACTCGGGCCCCAGCAAGTCTGCCGACATCGGCCAGATTATGGTCAAGGGGGTGCATGGGCCGGGGCGGCTGGTGGTGGCCCTGCTGCTTAGCGAATGA
- the paaC gene encoding 1,2-phenylacetyl-CoA epoxidase subunit PaaC, producing the protein MTSAVKEALIAKLTALADDEVILAHRNSEWTGHGPILEEDIALANIVQDELGHATLWFGLRQQLDGSDPDRLAFFRDANEYRCCELVELPKGDWAFTMLRQYLFDLYEALWLEAARHSSYPPLADAVQKIIREERFHLQHTQAWVERLGQGTEESNRRLQQALDMQWGYAQQLFVPIPGEELLVAEGIVPDLALVKEGWLEHSTRHLQNAGLKLPINPGYQPTSRTYHTEHLWSILAEMQSTARWDAEAKVW; encoded by the coding sequence ATGACGAGTGCTGTTAAAGAGGCCCTGATCGCCAAACTGACCGCCCTGGCCGACGACGAGGTGATTCTGGCCCACCGCAACAGCGAGTGGACCGGCCACGGGCCCATTCTGGAAGAGGACATTGCCCTGGCCAACATCGTGCAGGACGAGCTGGGCCACGCCACCTTGTGGTTTGGCCTGCGCCAGCAGCTCGATGGCTCCGACCCCGACCGGCTGGCCTTCTTCCGCGACGCCAACGAGTACCGTTGCTGCGAGCTGGTCGAGCTACCTAAAGGCGACTGGGCCTTCACCATGCTGCGCCAGTACCTCTTCGACCTGTACGAAGCGCTCTGGCTCGAGGCCGCCCGGCACAGCAGCTATCCACCCTTAGCCGACGCCGTGCAAAAGATCATCCGCGAGGAGCGCTTCCACCTCCAGCATACCCAAGCCTGGGTGGAACGGCTGGGCCAGGGCACCGAAGAATCCAACCGGCGCTTGCAACAGGCCCTGGATATGCAGTGGGGCTATGCCCAGCAGCTTTTTGTGCCCATCCCCGGCGAAGAGCTGCTGGTGGCCGAGGGCATCGTACCCGACCTGGCCCTGGTAAAAGAAGGTTGGCTCGAGCACAGCACCCGCCACCTGCAAAACGCTGGCCTCAAGCTGCCCATCAACCCCGGCTATCAACCCACCTCCCGCACCTACCACACCGAGCATCTGTGGAGCATCCTGGCCGAGATGCAGTCCACCGCCCGCTGGGATGCCGAAGCCAAGGTTTGGTAA
- a CDS encoding vWA domain-containing protein produces the protein MRVRYSKYEPGFDDLTGADLMDMIQDFLMDSGFSDPYNRYQPDPNRGPTAEDLMDALLQALLEQDRIPEEWLQEARNAQNFQETRLGQELQRLMQRLQDEGFIRLPGNDPTAPQGQGMRGEAQDTRLELTNKSVDFLGLKSLRTLLGSLGKNAPGAHVTRHFASGVESSGETKPYEFGDQPNINIGETLKQVVMKGLENIEERDLTIELSEYTAAMNTVVLLDCSHSMILYGEDRFTPAKRVALGLAHLIRTQYPGDQVRFGVFHDSAEEVPLGRLPTVQVGPYHTNTAEGLKLARKMLKKMSGEMKQIIMITDGKPSALTLPSGQIYKNAWGLDPVILAETLKEATLARKEGIPIHTFMLAREPELLAFVKKLTQITKGKAYLTTPGNIGRYVLMDFLNRKVSRN, from the coding sequence ATGCGCGTCCGATACTCCAAATACGAACCCGGCTTCGACGACCTCACCGGCGCCGACCTGATGGACATGATCCAGGACTTCCTGATGGACTCGGGCTTTTCCGACCCCTACAACCGCTACCAGCCCGACCCCAACCGCGGCCCCACCGCCGAAGACCTGATGGACGCGCTGCTGCAAGCCCTGCTGGAACAAGACCGCATTCCCGAGGAGTGGCTGCAAGAGGCCCGCAATGCCCAGAACTTTCAGGAAACCCGGCTGGGCCAGGAGCTGCAGCGCCTGATGCAACGCCTACAGGACGAGGGCTTCATCCGGCTGCCCGGCAACGACCCCACCGCCCCCCAGGGCCAAGGTATGCGGGGTGAGGCCCAGGACACCCGCCTCGAGCTCACCAACAAATCGGTGGACTTTCTGGGCCTCAAAAGCCTGCGTACCCTGCTGGGTTCGTTGGGCAAAAACGCCCCAGGGGCGCACGTCACGCGGCACTTTGCCTCGGGGGTGGAATCGAGCGGCGAGACCAAGCCCTACGAGTTTGGCGACCAACCCAACATCAACATCGGCGAGACGCTCAAGCAGGTGGTGATGAAGGGGCTGGAAAATATCGAGGAGCGCGACCTGACCATCGAGCTATCCGAGTACACCGCCGCCATGAACACGGTGGTGCTGCTGGACTGCTCGCACTCCATGATTCTCTACGGCGAAGACCGCTTCACCCCCGCCAAGCGCGTGGCGTTGGGCCTGGCCCACCTGATCCGCACCCAGTACCCCGGCGACCAGGTGCGCTTTGGGGTCTTCCACGACAGCGCCGAGGAAGTACCGCTGGGCAGGCTCCCCACCGTGCAGGTGGGGCCCTACCACACCAACACCGCCGAGGGCCTCAAGCTGGCCCGCAAGATGCTCAAGAAGATGAGCGGCGAGATGAAGCAGATCATCATGATCACCGATGGCAAGCCCTCAGCGCTCACCCTGCCTTCGGGCCAGATTTACAAGAACGCCTGGGGCCTCGATCCCGTGATCCTGGCCGAGACCCTAAAAGAGGCCACCCTGGCCCGCAAGGAGGGCATTCCCATCCACACCTTTATGCTGGCAAGGGAGCCCGAGTTGCTGGCCTTCGTCAAGAAGCTCACCCAGATCACCAAGGGCAAGGCCTACCTCACCACCCCCGGCAACATCGGGCGGTATGTGCTGATGGACTTTTTGAACCGCAAGGTTAGCCGGAACTAG
- a CDS encoding sigma 54-interacting transcriptional regulator, with the protein MTKARTLGELKRTYPLEKLRRSVKDEARENLIAKLRVGERLFPGIQSYDDSVIPNLVNAILARHNFILLGLRGQAKSRILRQLTELLDDEIPALPTEIRDNPLFPLSAEAKRLLEEAGDEAPIVWIPRSERYVEKLATPDTTVADILGDIDPIKAAKRGTGLGDLEAVHYGLLPRANRGIFGINEVADLAPKVQVALFNILQEGDVQIRGYPVRLMLDVWIAFTANPQDYTARGKIVTPLKDRIGSEIRTHYPRTLEEGLSITLQEAWVAREEGMYIPAYVAEASEAVAFVAREDKRVDKTSGVSQRLSISLLELVASNAERRALQVGERPVARPLDLYAALPAITGKIELEYEGELQGAERVAKDLLLKAFGLSYGERARGLPVDEIVQYFAEGNLLTLPEGSSKAVLKEMEKVPGLIAAAQKLEPQSTPEALVAAGEFILEGLAGRRKIARGEESYSAPIERERERWGSGN; encoded by the coding sequence ATGACCAAAGCCCGAACCCTCGGAGAACTCAAGCGCACCTACCCCCTGGAGAAACTCCGCCGTAGCGTAAAGGACGAGGCGCGGGAAAACTTGATTGCCAAACTTCGTGTAGGTGAGCGACTATTTCCTGGTATTCAAAGCTACGACGACTCGGTAATTCCCAACCTGGTCAATGCCATCCTGGCCCGCCACAACTTTATTCTGCTGGGGTTGCGCGGTCAGGCCAAAAGCCGTATCCTGCGCCAGCTTACCGAACTCCTGGACGACGAGATACCCGCCCTGCCCACCGAGATCCGCGATAACCCCCTCTTTCCGCTCTCGGCAGAGGCCAAACGCCTGCTGGAAGAAGCCGGCGACGAGGCCCCCATCGTCTGGATTCCCCGCTCGGAGCGGTATGTAGAGAAGCTGGCCACCCCCGACACCACCGTGGCCGACATCCTGGGCGACATCGACCCCATCAAGGCGGCCAAGCGGGGTACCGGCCTGGGTGATCTGGAAGCCGTCCACTACGGCCTTCTGCCCCGGGCCAACCGGGGTATCTTTGGCATCAACGAGGTAGCCGACCTGGCCCCCAAGGTACAGGTGGCCCTCTTCAACATCCTGCAGGAGGGCGATGTGCAGATCCGGGGCTACCCGGTGCGGCTGATGCTCGATGTGTGGATTGCCTTCACCGCCAACCCCCAGGACTACACCGCCCGGGGCAAGATCGTCACGCCCCTCAAAGACCGCATCGGCTCGGAAATCCGCACCCACTACCCCCGCACCCTCGAGGAAGGCCTTTCCATCACCCTTCAGGAAGCCTGGGTGGCTCGAGAGGAAGGCATGTACATACCCGCTTACGTGGCCGAGGCCTCGGAAGCGGTGGCTTTTGTGGCCCGCGAGGACAAGCGGGTGGACAAGACCTCGGGGGTCTCGCAGCGCCTCTCCATCAGCCTGCTCGAGCTGGTGGCTTCCAACGCCGAGCGCCGCGCGCTGCAGGTGGGCGAGCGCCCGGTGGCCCGGCCCTTAGACCTCTATGCGGCGCTGCCGGCCATTACCGGCAAAATCGAGCTGGAGTACGAGGGCGAGCTGCAGGGAGCCGAACGGGTGGCTAAGGACTTGCTCCTCAAAGCCTTTGGCCTGTCGTATGGCGAACGGGCCCGGGGCTTGCCGGTGGATGAAATCGTGCAGTACTTCGCCGAGGGCAACCTCCTCACCCTGCCCGAGGGCAGCTCTAAAGCGGTGCTGAAGGAAATGGAAAAAGTGCCGGGGCTGATTGCTGCCGCCCAAAAACTGGAACCCCAGTCCACCCCCGAAGCCCTGGTGGCGGCGGGGGAGTTTATCCTCGAAGGTCTGGCGGGCCGCAGAAAAATCGCCAGGGGTGAAGAAAGCTACAGCGCCCCCATCGAACGGGAGCGCGAACGCTGGGGAAGCGGCAACTGA
- the paaD gene encoding 1,2-phenylacetyl-CoA epoxidase subunit PaaD produces the protein MTTLPDTKQVWKALAQIPDPEIPVINVVEMGIVRDVVIEGRKAVITMTPTFSGCPALHLIRAQLEQTARSLGFQEVEVQTVLSPPWSTDWITPEAKERLRQYGIAPPKPSSEQDFLIELEPSPTPCPRCGSLNTSVKNTFGPTLCKAIYVCNNCKEPFESFKTV, from the coding sequence ATGACCACCCTGCCCGATACCAAGCAAGTCTGGAAGGCTTTAGCCCAGATTCCCGACCCCGAGATTCCGGTAATCAACGTGGTCGAGATGGGCATCGTGCGGGACGTGGTGATCGAGGGCCGCAAAGCCGTCATCACCATGACCCCCACCTTCTCGGGCTGCCCGGCCCTGCACCTGATCCGAGCACAACTGGAGCAAACCGCCCGCTCGCTGGGCTTCCAGGAAGTCGAGGTGCAGACCGTGCTCTCACCGCCCTGGAGCACCGACTGGATTACCCCCGAAGCCAAGGAACGCCTGCGCCAGTACGGCATTGCACCCCCCAAGCCCAGCAGCGAGCAGGACTTTTTGATAGAGCTCGAGCCCTCCCCCACCCCCTGCCCCCGTTGCGGCTCCCTTAACACATCGGTAAAGAACACCTTTGGCCCTACCTTGTGCAAAGCCATTTACGTCTGCAACAATTGCAAGGAGCCCTTCGAAAGCTTTAAGACCGTGTAG
- the aroQ gene encoding type II 3-dehydroquinate dehydratase, with amino-acid sequence MILILNGPNLNLLGRREPEIYGHTTLEELEELCEAWGAELGLGVACRQSNFEGQLVEWIQQAADEGFRAIVLNPGAFTHYSLALLDAIRGQRLPVVEVHLSNLHAREEYRRHSVTAMATKGIISGFGPMSYKMALVYLADLLEAQP; translated from the coding sequence ATGATCCTGATCCTCAACGGCCCCAACCTGAACCTTCTGGGTAGGCGTGAGCCTGAAATTTACGGCCACACCACCCTCGAGGAGCTCGAGGAACTCTGCGAAGCCTGGGGCGCCGAGCTGGGCCTGGGGGTGGCCTGCCGCCAGTCTAACTTCGAAGGGCAGCTCGTGGAATGGATTCAGCAAGCCGCAGACGAGGGCTTCCGGGCCATTGTGCTAAACCCCGGAGCCTTCACCCACTACTCGCTGGCCCTGCTGGACGCCATCCGGGGGCAGCGCCTGCCCGTAGTGGAGGTGCACCTGTCCAACCTTCACGCCCGCGAAGAGTACCGCCGCCACTCGGTTACGGCCATGGCTACTAAAGGCATCATCTCGGGCTTCGGGCCGATGTCCTACAAGATGGCGCTGGTCTATCTGGCCGATCTGTTAGAGGCCCAGCCATGA